DNA from Leptospira mayottensis 200901116:
GCAATCCTGCCGAATCCATCGCTTTTTCAGCGGCGTTTCCTGCTGCGATCTGAGCCGCGTACGGAGTGGATTTTTTGGATCCGCGAAATCCCATCGCACCCGAAGTAGACCAAGAAATCGTGTTTCCGGCCATATCAGTGATCGTAACGATCGTGTTGTTGAAGGAAGCGGTGATATAGACTTTCCCGCGAGGAACTACCTTCTTTTCCTTCTTTTTAACTTTCTTTTCTTTCTTTACGGATTTCTTATCGTCAGCCATGATTACTTAGTTACCTTTTTCTTGTTCGCAACCGTTTTTTTACCGCCCTTTCTGGTTCTGGCGTTGGTCCTGGTTCTTTGACCGTTCACCGGAAGACCTCTTCTATGTCTAAGTCCTCTGTAACAGCCGATATCCATCAGACGTTTGATATTCAACTGAATTTCGGAACGCAGGTCCCCTTCCACTTTTGCACTTTCTTCCAGCGCTTTACGAATCGCGGCTTCTTGAGATTCGTTTAAATCTTTAACTCGAATCGATTCGTCGATTCCCGCCTTTTTCAGAATTACCCTTGAAAGAGAGTTTCCAATTCCGAAGATATAGGTCAGTCCTACA
Protein-coding regions in this window:
- the rpsK gene encoding 30S ribosomal protein S11; its protein translation is MADDKKSVKKEKKVKKKEKKVVPRGKVYITASFNNTIVTITDMAGNTISWSTSGAMGFRGSKKSTPYAAQIAAGNAAEKAMDSAGLQEVDVMVSGPGIGRESAIRSLVARGLNIKMIKDVTPLPHNGCRPRKRRRV
- the rpsM gene encoding 30S ribosomal protein S13; the protein is MARIAGIDLPREKRIVVGLTYIFGIGNSLSRVILKKAGIDESIRVKDLNESQEAAIRKALEESAKVEGDLRSEIQLNIKRLMDIGCYRGLRHRRGLPVNGQRTRTNARTRKGGKKTVANKKKVTK